The following nucleotide sequence is from Apium graveolens cultivar Ventura chromosome 4, ASM990537v1, whole genome shotgun sequence.
TAGCAACATCAGTTGCTTCTGCACGAGTTGACCTTAGATTGCCAGTCATGCTATCAACAACACGGGTTACAGTAGCTGGCTTTCCAGCCATGTTACACTTATAAACAGCAGCTTTCTGAAAAAGAAATACCTGCAAAATTTCACACGAACTTCACCCAATTAGAATTTACATGAGTCAATAAAAAATGTCGCATGTTCTGTTCATATGGATCTCAGATTGTAAAAACTGCCAGCCAACTCCCCCATATGCAGCAGTCAACAGACCAAGGAAAAGACTTGATACTCCTAGATAGAGTGGTGATAAATACCAAAAAGTCTACTTGCCAAACCGAGAATTGCATTATCAAGGACCATTTTTTTTCTTGGACTGGTTTGAATATGCTCAAATCAGTTCACAGATGAATTAACTCAATATGATCAAACCTTGTAAATTATAGACTTTAAGAAAATTAACTCAAAATATAAGATTATAACAAAATGAATACTAGCATTAACAAGATTATATTTTAACGTAAGAAATTTGATAATCATTTATAATGAATTAGGATAACAATTGACAAAATTGTTATCAATATTTTTGTACCACTATCCTAATTTATTGCTAACAGAACAACACTGAAAAACAGAGAGATACAATTAAAATACAATTATCCTATAAGTAATTACAGATGTCAAAACAGAGAGATACAATTAAGCacaattaaaattaaacaaaTGTAAAATCAAAACCAAAATTTACAAGCAACAAGATAATTACAGAGCAACATCAACCTAGTATAAATTAGGGTTTCAATTTAAAAAACCCCCAATTTTCAAATCTAGGGTTTCAATTTAAAAAACACACAATTTTCAAATCCAGGGTTTTCAAAATTCTAAATTAATGGTTAACATGCAGGTTAATTCAAGTTTATAAAATTAAAAAGGAGGAGAAATAAACCTAATTTGAGTGCAAATGTGAGAGTACAAAGAGTGAGCGCAGTTGCTTTGGTTGAGTAGATTGCAGCAGCGGCGAGAGATCGGAGAGAGTACGACCGAGACCATGGCAAAACAACGGCGAGACTCCGGTGAGAGTttgagagcgagagagagagagacagttTGTGTGTTTTAGAGAGAGGTTGAGACAGATGAGAGAGAGATGGTGAgtgagagagagtgagagagagggagagagagtttGGGTGGGAGAGAACCGGTGACGGGAGAGAGGGTTTGAGAGAGATTGACGAGGGAGAGagagtttgagagagagagagagcaatttttagtttttagtttagatttttttaattaatttgtCTGAAGAGAGGGATAGTGAATTCGTTAAGGGGGGAAAATTGGCTAAGGAGGGAAAGAAAAGGGGCTTTGCTGTgttcattttttttcaaaatatggACATCGGTTCTAAATAAAGCGATGTCTATTAACAACATAGACATCGCATTTTCGTGGGATGATGTCTATAACAGTTTAGACATCGGTGGCACATTCGACCGATGTCTAACATATGATGTCTATTCacctttttcttgtagtggaatctaatttatatcttatactacttgtggacgtgtatacttgcgtgtaattttaacGCATGTTTTTACCCTAACAGTAATGTATATGAAGACATGGAGATTTAatatcaaggaagggtaatctcacatggaggccatccaaggaacTAATACAAGGAAGAGACAActcaagaaagaagacatgtaatttgtatttatttttcaccttagattgacctagatctttgtcattagcttgatgaagatcacataggatgaagaCATAACTAaccacatttactttattgcactttacatgtatatgctcatatgatgaatgtatgtgtagagtagtttaatgatgcatgcttaattagattaaggatgtatgtattaaatatgacacccatgccatgcttgctaaacaagataaaatctgtaacgattcaatattttaaaataagaaattgattatgagattctcgtgtttatgaaacacagaataaaatactaatcttctttatttccgataTGGGGCAActttgtcaaaagcgagttcattgaacttgtaaggttgtgggttttaagcgagactgTTTTGACTCCCTCATtacctgaaaatcaaaccattgatgaatattgatttgaagtatatTATTCAaagaaaaattgggaatctctttatgatgggatcatgatcattataaaattaacaaaaccctaaagttaatattaagttgaccAGATGCCTTCCAGTGAGTCCAAtgtgttaacccctagatcgataaggagtgggttcgccaaagcgaagtactcacatctatcgtgggagatgtgttgtagtatattgatactttttgactattgggtttgacttaactaagttaccacaataggattgtgaacttagaggcatagagtttggcgagatttattatataaatatgaacaaatattgttccaCCAAGTTATCAAAGAGTTATATAATTGATATAGTcgacaaatgttgtctacctaaataatcatgttttaggagaaaagccaaagctgacctaacacatggtgaaatatggatcttggatcactagaaaggatatataagatattatttccgaattaatagttagggctattaatttgataaaaatagtgagagatacatattgtgaatatatatgaataatcacttgaacataatttaatgatcatctatagactaattcattttatgcattttaatattatagatatcaaatgacaataacacaaataacttctctatgtaatagtccttgagaaggacaagttgacatgaaataatttcctcaactaacgtgggaacttgaggattgtcctcaggttcaaggatgtcactcaaacccctcacttatttcttctagctgagaatgaaatatgtgctgaacaaaatgctcaccagaagcaaattaattatgcaactgatatttcatgtctcatgcttgtaattttaagtgctgagctttagaaacAACAAGAGCATAGTGATGCTTATGATGtaattgagcaccttcaaaggatgtttgaaggataggctcatcagaaagatatgacaataataaggcactatacttttgcattaatcggagaatgatatccgtttggaccacatgttctaaagatgataggtataagtatcttgatattttgggtttcaagaatggtttagagactcagcttgatttgatcaaacaatctttgaacaacttctattctcagtttgttaagaacaaaaggaatgagatagacaaaaCACTCATTGAGTTGTTAGGCATGTTTAGAACCGCTAAAAATAACATGGTAAAGGCATGAActacgtccatattgatggtgtacacatgaaatgcaaatgggaaaggaaagtggacatgcaaggtgaagatttgatttTATTCGGTGcaaaaccaaagtccaatcccaaagggcttcAAAAGCCTGATAGTGGTATTGCTAGAGGAGATGATTGTCACTTCTGTGGAAATAACTAGATGTTcggaagttaaattgtcgagcttgtttggaagatctaaagaagaagaccaacaatggtcaagcttcaggtatcgagttagaattggagcaaaagttgttgctctagttgaaggaactcgacACCTATTTTttcccataaggcgagattgagaacttgataaattgttattacgtgcttgcctttagcggatacattatatcaatttcttgtcaatataagaaaggttttcattttaattaaataaacaatagttgtttattctattttaatgataaggcttacaatgttgcacaattagttaacaatttatatgttctaagatgactcaaatcaaacattacctctaacattatcgttaagccatattaatgaaaaacatatttctgagttacatatagatggatacttggataagtttgattttgatcATACATAAGATGCAAACTTTGTCTTATTAGAAAAATGACTAAAGCTATGAATTCAAAGTTAGAGCTGCAGATTCCATAAAAAGCAAAAGGATTTCTCTAGGCTTGGTAGAAGAGGACGCGTCTCCACCACCCTCACCACTTCAAACTCAACCTCATCAATCTCCTCAAGACAAATAGCAGGATGCGCCTCCATTCTAGGACGTGTCCTATCTTTATATGGAATATTCATGAATAATTATGGGTGCAGGTCCCTTTAAGCCTTGCAATTTATAATTTTATGACTTAGCTTTTTCTATGGATATTTTGGATGATAATATTCTCAAGGCTTTATACCTTGTATTATTTTCATGTATGTTTTCTTTTATTCTATTTTCTTCATGTTTATCATGCTCCTGCATTCAAATATGCCATAGAATTATCATAATTTTACTTTACATGTCATATGTTGGCGCGTCTTCAACTCAAGACGCTTTACCTTTTTCATAAGATTACCTCTAGAATATTTCTCCCAATGAGGGCACGTCTTTCCTTAGAGTTACATCCAACACTTCCCCTCATAACATTGCTTGTTTTCCTTGTATATAAGTCAACTTATGCCATCTTCTTAACACTATAAGTTAAGTGTTGTATTAGGAGGGTGTGTCCTCCTTTCAGGGGGTATATTCCTCTATTTTACTCATTATATTTAATCATAATTTGATACAAGTGTATTACGAGGATGCGTCATTTTGTATGGACGCGTCTAACATATTCTTGGAGTATTTGAGCCAACAAATTCAGAACTTATTTTGCAGTGGGCGCGTCTATCTTTCAGGACACGTCATCATTCTTTACAAATAAGCTATCATTTTTTAAGTAAAACCTGTAACTCTTCTACGCGTCTTCATTTGAGGACACACCGTAATGCATTTTCTAAACATTTTGTCTAGCTGTTGTAGTTACAGTTGTTTGAAATTCTCCACCACATATAATGCCTAGATGAAAGCAATCAAGATCCAACAAATAATAACTATTAAGAAGTGAGAAAATTTTCAAAGTCTTTATTAATAATGCGCTCCAGTGTCAAAAGTGCACCGGTCCCCTagctactatgctctgtgggaaCTTATTCAAAAATGTGATCCTTCAACTAGTTCTAAGGTAGaatagtacatgcactacccctaggctaggaggaattttattgcttctagtctaCTATTCGGGCACAACCCTACTCAAATTAActgtaaatataaataataatacaGTAAGGGACCGCAGTCGCgccttactgataatactttcgaAGATGTTCCGTATTTCATGCTCGTGGAACAAGCTTTCCTTCCAAGTCTTCAAGATGATAGGTTCCTTTCCACAATATTTCtttgatcttgtatggtcctttctaattagctccaaacactccatgcTGAGGATTCTTTGTGTTTGGTATCACTTTCCTGAGCACTAGAACTCCCACTTTCAGCTATTTTCCCTTCACTTTCTTGTTGTAGTACCTCAATGCGCATTCATGTACGCTGCAATCCTTAACTGAGAGTTCTCCCTTGCTTCTTCCATGAGATTCAAGtgaagcctttgattaacctcaGCATCTCCTTCTGCATAAGATCCCTACGGAGCGATCCCGAACTAACTTCTATGGGAACCATAGACTCATATCCGTAAGTGAGCATAAAAGGAGATTCTCCTATGGTGGACCTCGGAGTCCTGTTATAAGACATAGGACCTTTGGGAGCTCTTTAGGCCAATTTCCTTTATATTCCTCTAGCTTGGACTTGAGAGTGTATTTTATGATCTTGTTGACTGCTTCAGTTTGTCCATTACTCTGCGGGTGATACACTGCCACAAATTCCTTCTTAATTTTCAAATCCTCACATAACTGCTgcaactccttgctatcaaactgCTTCCCGTTGTCAAAGACAAAATTGTAAGGGATCCCAAATCTACACACAATAGAGTTAAATACAAAGTCTTTGATTTTTTTAGCAGGGATGGTCGCTATTGGCATGGGCTTGGCCCACTTAGTGAAGTAACCAACTGCAACAACCGTATACTTGACCTCTTCTTTAGCTTTCGGCAGTTCCCCAATAAAATCGATCCCCTACATGGCAAACGGCCATGGACTCATCATAGATGTCAAGAGCATTACATGCATAGATGAATAATTTGCAAAGCGTTGACATCGGTCACATACTCTAACAAAGTTTGTAGCATCTTCTTTCATTGTCGGCCAATAATAACCTTGGCCTAAAAACTTCATAGCCaatgttagtccctaacaatgcaacaagaattacagaaggggggttaaatgaaATTCTTAAACCTTTTTCacgaattataaaatgttctaacttaataatatataagtgtttgatttgcaaagtgcggaataagaagttagtaaaatcaaaacacaagtaattaaaaacaaaagtctttaaaaactttctggtggatttgaatgtatccaccagagatatatattatatcagagaactctgtgtagcaagatttgctcacagctgcttacaaatatgaacaactaagtttacagagaaatgctaagaatacaacttacaaatgtttctctgagaattttcttgcttagtgttcttgttattctatttgctacttcttggattatatatcaccaagattacaaagtaataagacaagataataaaacaaaacctatcaagtctaatactatgttgcttcattactctattccagcatctttgaatatcttcataatagcatggaaatggaaatgtttctttgttctctaaaacccagttgaataggcttccacattccttttgtatacactcgacgcatgtgactgtgtttttactgtcaactgatgtttgaattgattatccgtcgggtacatgatcatccgtcgggttaccttgttgatcatccgtcgagtggcattgttgtttatccgtcgggtagctatctggcacttgacttcatttcatttatgcagaattacaagacatcatctatatacaattaatcaacctattctgcatatctaattaaagtcaacatgacttgagtgctactacagaaactaaacaaggtgtatgcagaaatgtgctacagactcattattacacaagctagtcactcgatggataattaattatcatccgtcgtaactatattgagtcatccgttgggactatattccttatccatcgagtgctacatttttcactaagtaaaatctaataaggtgttttgttaatgaaatcatcaagttcacaacatatacacaacaatctcccccaatttatgtctactggaattgtagccataaattaagagaaacttgatgataacaaaacaccctaaaaatacaactttaaaagtaagtagataaaactttaaagtgcttcaaataacaaaatgcacaaagattagctcacagtcattttcaaggtgctcctctagcccgagcagattaatctaattccttgaaggtctggatctctttccaagctttctgttgttttcttctatctgattttggagctgtctatggaattccagttcatcagattctaaaagatttagcttttcttgcatctccaaaagagtctcattgctagagatgctcaattggtcttctaatctgaaaaatcttccaactcctttgtcatccatgaactccatcagctagtagggccttagatgcactttacttcctgtgtaaggaatagttagagtctttgggagtgcatctttagctctaatactcttcagttcttcaatcttctatagaaccagtcttcttgcagttacattgaaatgaaagttcttcttgaaagatgaataaacttttatcagcacagattggctttcttgaaggatcctgtaaagtggccattgaatctcctttcctcccttgtacttgaaaattaacctttcaggtagattcctgtaggcatcaattcctctaacttcttccagtttatctagatagaggtttaggtcagagaattccttgatgtcacataagtacaagtaatctcccttgttgactttggattgagctttgactagagatttggatttgagatgTAACAGCTTCattttcttgactgctcttgactttgttctctttggcttgttaaggattggcaaattgaagtcaggaattggtagactttcccagtctattggttcatccttaggcacaagAGGTTCGCCATGAATGTTCCtataaggatccaccaccttaatgtcttcaaataccactgagggttttgatgcttgagttgtagttggaatggattctttaggaaactgatcctccaattccttactaacaaagttcaatttccttttggttcttttggccaattccttgtatctttgagatttcttctgttgtggttcaacttgcttatTTGGATCTTATGATTCAGTGATTTCaaatggctgagcaggaatttattgtgttggtttcacagcttgtagcttggccaagatagcagcttgctctttcttttgtttagcctttttagcatctagagcaacttgcttcttttcttgcttcaatcttgccttttcttctctctttgcttcagcaaattgaggatgtatagccaccacacaaatctctttaccattcctgaaaactttagaaattctcctttttaaagctgaatcaactggatccttgtaaaaggtaatggatcttgacaacagtttcttctcatcaggctttggtgtctcatacagtgtatccaaagggttctttagtgatgattttggatagttcacccttgccttcaaaagtacttcagcctttggagacttgatgcaggatggctgtcctctaTCCAGATAGTTCaagctcatttcattcacagagattttcctgacttgagagtgatgaatggctgacttttctggcttctttgctagcccaaacttttTCTAAATATCCTCAttaatcttctcccagttgattggaatCAACTGCTCTTTTTCAGCTGCTCTTAGATTGGCTGCTGCgtcatttatcagatcaatgctatccgTGGCTGGTGacttggtgaaagtaattgaaggcacaattactttgctaacttcaatgttgagcactttttgctccccctcactcctagaattctctttttccccctttttgttatcatcaagttgagtagaggaggtctgtgcatccaccagtttctgaagcaggtctgtctgttgagcttggtgtagatgaattgctgtaagagatgcttccattgctgacattcttgtatctaaggcatctatctttgtggcaagatcagaatttttcctgagatgtctcttgatgtcaagcattgtggcttctggaagtttagagtccattttgtcagaaatggcctttttcatctcatcaatatcacctttgatagtgttgacatctcgagcatgttgaaaaccttgaatttgttgtagttgcagagaagcaagatgtgcttaaAGGAGCTTTTTAGTattggcatttgtggtggtttgaagaacagaatttgtctgattgatgagttggatcagggttgtcttgaagtagttTTCATCACAAtactttgaaaatgcccaagatggcatgcctgatcttgaactagagcctacttctcccctatgtccaatggctctttgttagatatatttgtgatgccatgactaatatgatttatgtttagttttcagatcttacttaacaggacaaatcaggacttaactggaaatcagtacttatattgaagtcaggacttaagatatcagaacttaagttgtcagaacttaagttatcaggagatatttatcaggagataatatcaggacttaaggagacgttcagataaggaaggcggctgattgaaaggaaagaagatcgagactgaaacaatgagagatatgcatggagaagaattatatgaagaatagaatacttggaagaaaagataactagttgatatatatattaggaagtaaaattatattcgatatcaattagaagattatcttgtaactatatagtatataaacacagacatagggtttacactatatgtgttatcttaattgagattattattcattgtaaccctagcagctctcgtgataatttgttcatcactgaaagagaacagttctttgtaacatagtttattgtgttgaataaaatctgtgttttgttacttgggttcttatattcgatttgattgcagtaaacactatattcaagccccttctacagtgtgtgtgacctaacaagtggtatcagagcaatctgttaacatacatacagtaaagatccaaaaaaaatcatgtctgaagaagcacaaactccaaccaagcccaccaaaactgaagaaaatccaaagactcaaatccataatcgatatgagactatcgGGGTTCCCGTACTGAAACCTTccgagtatcccatatggaaggtgaggatgtctaagtttctggaagctacagatctagaataccttgacagaattaatgaaggaccacataagccaaccaagctctctgttatagttgcagatcagccagcacagactgtaccaaaggagaaaagtgaatatacagctgaagatatctcatctattgcaaaggatgcaaaggtaagacatttgctgtacagtgccattgataatgtcatgtcaaacagggtaattaactgcaagactacaaaggagatatgggatgccttggagacaagatgccacagaactgattcaattaagaagaacaggaggactatactcactcaagagtatgagcaatttgactcaaaacctgatgagtcattaactggattatatgacagatttgtcaaactcttgaatgatctgtcactagtggataaggaatatgatcttgaagatactaatcttaaattccttttagctcttcctgaaagttgggatttgaaggcaactactataagagacaactatgctcttgatgaaacaactcttgatgaaatttatagtatgctcaaaactcatgaacttgagatggatcaaagaagcaagaggcatgggagaaaatctagaacagttgctcttaaggctgaggaggaatcccctaaaatggctgtctcaaagaaaggcaaaggaaaggctctcgtcataaagtctgatactgagtcatcaagtcctgatagtgatgaggattcagaaactgaaagtctatctaagatggaccctgatgaagagatgatgaagctgtgtgctcttatggtgaaaggaatcacaaagattgcatataggaaattcagaaggggaaagaagttttccaggaaaggtgcaagttctgataagaaaggtttcagaaaatctgaaggcaaaggaggaaagtctgacagaggagattactcaaatgtcaaatgctataactgtggtgagaaaggccacatatctcctgattacgagaaagtgaagagtgacaaaagcaaggctcttatcacaaagaagaaaagctggacagacacttcagattctgaaagtgaggtgaactatgccttgatggaaaatgctgatagcagttctgatgctgctaagttaaaggtacctcaaacaacttatgcttttcatactgatgatattactgagttgagaagatatcttaaaaccatgttcattagttatagagatcaaactttaacatgtgaaagattaacttctgaaaatcttgcttataaaaagaggaatgattatttagaaaaagagttagttatgttccatcaaactcagaaagatagagatgatgccttatatgttaaagatgaagtgcttaaaatgaatgaatctctaaaaactgagttagaaaaggaaagagagattatcaggacttggactaactctggcagaacaactcagaatttgttaagtagtggaaattggaaagagggcttaggttatggagatgataagaataataaaggaactgtagaaattgagcctatagttgttaaacaaaagtcaaaggtaaatcctattaagtttgtagctgtaaaatctgatattgataaatcaaaagttaaagagatattaacttctgacaaaccaaaaccggataagccaactgaagttaatataggcttaatgacaaagaagcagcttaagcataagcttaaagatgttaaaaatgtaaacaaggtaaagccacctaggaaaaataggaatggaaaggtaggtgtgaataaaagcaatgattataagcctgttcctaatgctccaagaaagaaatcttataactgtggaaattctaaccatctggcttctttttgcaggaagaataagaacataaactccttaccttcaaaatcaggagttaagagtcagtctgttagatataggccacaaaatccttgttttcattatggtagtttatggcattccatttatacttgtaaggaatatcatagtttgtactatgattattatcaaataaaaccttctttaaagaaagttcgcattattccttctagtgtaagttctgatgcaaagtctgatattgtaatttctgataagaaaactgttaacataaactatgatgctaaatccgctgcaaatgttaacaaacttaataaggccaaaggatccaagcaagtctgggtccttaaaactaatcattagtggtctttgtgattgcagggcaacaggaaaaacatcctagttctggacagtggatgttcaggacttatgactggaaataa
It contains:
- the LOC141719441 gene encoding pyruvate kinase 1, cytosolic-like — translated: MKEDATNFVRGIDFIGELPKAKEEVKYTVVAVGYFTKWAKPMPIATIPAKKIKDFVFNSIVCRFGIPYNFVFDNGKQFDSKELQQLCEDLKIKKEFVAVYHPQSNGQTEAVNKIIKYTLKSKLEEYKGNWPKELPKVFLFQKAAVYKCNMAGKPATVTRVVDSMTGNLRSTRAEATDVANVVLYGSDAILLGVETLRGLYPVETISIVGKIYAEAEKVFNQDMYLKKTVKYVGEPMTHLESIASSVVRAAIKVKASVIICLTSSGRGARLIAKYRPTIPNLSVVIPRLKTNQLRWSFSGAFEAESTGATNEYVLKVALDHGKSAGVIKSHNRVVVCQKVGDTSMVKIIELED